A stretch of Babylonia areolata isolate BAREFJ2019XMU chromosome 23, ASM4173473v1, whole genome shotgun sequence DNA encodes these proteins:
- the LOC143298259 gene encoding sialate O-acetylesterase-like → MKGKVGPLVLVISFLWPNALCQHVVHMSQRLSEQPEQNWRRVEAVVKATKEFSFASYYGDHMVLQRAPQRATVWGYHPEPGYRIILQVKGRKIYSAVVNDRGVWSVLLEAETSGGPFSIVAMSETRTIQLNDVLFGDVWLCSGQSNMVFTLKQALNWTEEVKEAEKLTKIRVFTAQLHFSKVPLTDLESVLEPWSLPRNGMAVLWSAPSGPHRVISG, encoded by the exons ATGAAGGGAAAAGTTGGTCCTCTTGTGCTGGTTATTTCCTTCCTGTGGCCGAATGCACTGTGTCAGCATGTTGTCCATATGTCACAGAGACTATCCGAACAACCAG AGCAAAACTGGAGGAGAGTTGAAGCTGTGGTGAAGGCCACAAAGGAATTCTCGTTCGCCTCTTACTATGGGGACCACATGGTACTGCAGAGGGCGCCACAGAGAGCCACCGTTTGGGGATACCATCCCGAGCCTGGTTACCGCATTATTCTACAG gtgaaaGGCCGCAAGATATACAGCGCGGTGGTGAATGACCGGGGCGTGTGGTCAGTGCTTCTGGAGGCAGAGACCAGCGGAGGGCCGTTCAGCATCGTGGCCATGTCGGAGACCAGAACTATTCAGCTGAACGACGTTCTCTTTGGGGATGTGTGGCTGTGCTCCGGACAGTCCAACATGGTGTTCACCTTgaagcag GCGCTGAACTGGacggaggaggtgaaggaggcggAGAAGCTGACGAAGATCCGGGTGTTCACGGCTCAGCTTCACTTCTCCAAGGTCCCTCTGACCGACCTGGAGTCAGTGCTGGAGCCCTGGTCACTGCCCAGGAATGGTATGGCTGTCTTGTGGTCTGCT cccagcggACCACACAGGGTGATATCAGGCTGA